One region of Caldimonas thermodepolymerans genomic DNA includes:
- the nuoK gene encoding NADH-quinone oxidoreductase subunit NuoK — protein sequence MTLTLGHYLSLGAVLFAMSVIGIFMNRKNLIVLLMCIELMLLAVNLNFVAFSHYLGDMAGQVFVFFILTVAAAESAIGLAILVALFRSRSSIDVVELDTLKG from the coding sequence ATGACCCTCACCCTCGGACACTACCTGTCGCTGGGCGCGGTCCTGTTCGCGATGTCGGTGATCGGCATCTTCATGAACCGCAAGAACCTGATCGTGCTGCTGATGTGCATCGAGCTGATGCTGCTGGCGGTCAACCTGAACTTCGTGGCCTTCTCCCATTACCTGGGTGACATGGCCGGCCAGGTGTTCGTGTTCTTCATCCTGACGGTGGCCGCCGCCGAGTCGGCCATCGGTCTGGCGATCCTCGTCGCGCTGTTCCGCAGCCGCTCCTCCATCGATGTGGTCGAGCTCGACACCCTCAAAGGCTAA
- a CDS encoding NADH-quinone oxidoreductase subunit J, translating to METTTALFYVFSAILLFAAFRVITARSTVHAALFLVLAFFNAACVWMLLKAEFLAISLVLVYVGAVMVLFLFVVMMLDFNTDALRQGFWKHFPLAGIIGLVIAVEMAVVLLGGFDVAEAPAPTSEQVELGNSKLLGIEMYTNYLYPLQIAAVILLVGIVSAIALTMRKRKDSRYVDPSRQVKVKKADRLRIVSMQPEVQRAVAPADNQTPTGGQA from the coding sequence ATGGAAACCACGACCGCGCTCTTTTACGTGTTCTCCGCGATCCTGCTGTTCGCAGCGTTTCGCGTGATCACCGCCCGCAGCACCGTGCATGCGGCGCTCTTCCTGGTGCTGGCCTTCTTCAACGCCGCCTGCGTGTGGATGCTGCTGAAGGCCGAGTTCCTCGCCATCTCCCTGGTGCTCGTCTACGTCGGCGCCGTGATGGTGCTGTTCCTGTTCGTCGTGATGATGCTGGACTTCAACACCGACGCGCTGCGGCAAGGCTTCTGGAAGCACTTCCCGCTGGCCGGCATCATCGGCCTGGTGATCGCGGTCGAGATGGCGGTCGTGCTGCTGGGTGGCTTCGATGTCGCCGAGGCGCCGGCGCCCACCTCCGAGCAGGTCGAGCTGGGCAACAGCAAGCTGCTGGGCATCGAGATGTACACGAACTACCTGTACCCGCTGCAGATCGCGGCGGTGATCCTGCTGGTGGGCATCGTCTCGGCCATCGCGCTGACGATGCGCAAGCGCAAGGACTCGCGCTACGTCGACCCGTCCCGGCAGGTCAAGGTCAAGAAGGCGGATCGACTGCGCATCGTCTCGATGCAGCCTGAAGTGCAGCGCGCGGTCGCGCCGGCAGACAACCAGACCCCCACGGGAGGCCAGGCATGA
- the nuoI gene encoding NADH-quinone oxidoreductase subunit NuoI: MSAVASIKDFLNSFMLTELFKGLALTGRHFLSPHITVQYPEEKTPLSPRFRGLHALRRYENGEERCIACKLCEAVCPAMAITIESQVREDGSRRTTRYDIDLTKCIFCGFCEESCPVDSIVETNIFEYHGEKRGDLYFTKEMLLAIGDRYEKEIAASKEADAKYR; the protein is encoded by the coding sequence ATGTCCGCTGTCGCTTCCATCAAGGACTTCCTCAACAGCTTCATGCTCACGGAGCTGTTCAAGGGTCTGGCCCTGACCGGGCGCCACTTCCTGTCGCCGCACATCACCGTGCAGTACCCGGAAGAGAAGACCCCGCTGTCGCCGCGCTTCCGCGGCCTGCACGCGCTGCGCCGCTACGAGAACGGCGAGGAGCGCTGCATCGCCTGCAAGCTGTGCGAGGCGGTGTGCCCGGCCATGGCGATCACGATCGAGTCGCAGGTGCGCGAGGACGGCAGCCGTCGTACCACGCGCTACGACATCGACCTGACCAAGTGCATCTTCTGCGGCTTCTGCGAGGAAAGCTGCCCGGTCGACTCCATCGTCGAAACCAACATCTTCGAGTACCACGGCGAGAAGCGCGGCGATCTCTACTTCACCAAGGAGATGCTGCTGGCCATCGGCGACCGATACGAGAAGGAGATTGCGGCCAGCAAGGAGGCGGACGCCAAGTACCGGTAA
- the nuoH gene encoding NADH-quinone oxidoreductase subunit NuoH, with protein sequence MLETLNTFGESTLGGFWPVVWTLIKIVALVLPLMICVAYLTLWERKAIGWTQVRPGPNRVGPAGLLQPIADAVKLIFKEIIAPTAANKGLFYLAPIMTIMPALVAWVVIPFGPEVALSNINAGLLFLMAITSLEVYGIIIAGWSSNSKYAFLGALRASAQMVSYEIAMGFAFVVVLMVSGSLNITEIVMGQAAGRFAEMGLNFLSWNWLPLLPIFVVYVISGIAETNRHPFDVVEGESEIVAGHMIEYSGMSFAMFFLAEYANMILVSAIASLMFLGGWLPPFAFLDFIPGWIWLGIKTFVVVTLFLWVRSTFPRFRYDQIMRLGWKIFIPVTLVWLVLVGLWIQSSWNIWN encoded by the coding sequence ATGCTCGAGACCCTGAACACCTTCGGCGAATCGACCCTGGGCGGCTTCTGGCCGGTCGTCTGGACGCTGATCAAGATCGTTGCGCTGGTGTTGCCGCTGATGATCTGCGTGGCCTACCTGACGCTGTGGGAGCGCAAGGCCATCGGCTGGACCCAGGTGCGCCCCGGCCCCAACCGCGTCGGCCCGGCCGGCCTGCTGCAGCCGATCGCGGACGCGGTGAAGCTGATCTTCAAGGAGATCATCGCCCCGACCGCGGCCAACAAGGGCCTGTTCTACCTGGCGCCGATCATGACCATCATGCCGGCGCTGGTGGCCTGGGTCGTGATCCCGTTCGGCCCCGAGGTCGCGCTGTCCAACATCAACGCCGGCCTGCTGTTCCTGATGGCGATCACCTCGCTGGAGGTGTACGGCATCATCATCGCCGGCTGGTCGTCGAACTCCAAGTACGCCTTCCTCGGCGCGCTGCGCGCCTCGGCGCAGATGGTGTCGTACGAGATCGCGATGGGCTTCGCCTTCGTGGTCGTGCTGATGGTCTCGGGCAGCCTGAACATCACCGAGATCGTGATGGGGCAGGCCGCCGGCCGCTTCGCCGAAATGGGCCTGAACTTCCTGTCCTGGAACTGGCTGCCGCTGCTGCCCATCTTCGTGGTCTACGTCATCTCGGGCATCGCCGAGACCAACCGCCACCCGTTCGACGTGGTCGAAGGCGAGTCCGAGATCGTGGCCGGCCACATGATCGAGTACTCGGGCATGTCGTTCGCGATGTTCTTCCTGGCCGAGTACGCCAACATGATCCTGGTGTCGGCGATCGCCTCGCTGATGTTCCTGGGCGGCTGGCTGCCTCCGTTTGCCTTCCTGGACTTCATCCCCGGCTGGATCTGGCTGGGCATCAAGACCTTCGTCGTCGTCACGCTGTTCCTGTGGGTGCGCTCGACCTTCCCGCGCTTCCGCTACGACCAGATCATGCGCCTGGGCTGGAAGATCTTCATCCCGGTGACGCTGGTGTGGCTGGTGCTGGTCGGCCTGTGGATCCAGTCGTCCTGGAACATCTGGAACTGA
- the nuoG gene encoding NADH-quinone oxidoreductase subunit NuoG yields the protein MVEIELDGQKVEVPEGSMVMHAAEKAGTFIPHFCYHKKLSIAANCRMCLVDVEKAPKPMPACATPVTQGMVVRTRSDKAVKAQQAVMEFLLINHPLDCPICDQGGECQLQDLAVGYGGSSSRYTEEKRVVMPKEVSPLVSMAEMTRCIHCTRCVRFGQEIAGQMELGMINRGEHSEITTFLNETIDSELSGNMIDLCPVGALTSKPFRYSARTWELSRRKSVSPHDSTGANLIVQVKGNKVMRVLPYENEEVNECWLADRDRFSYEALNSDERLTAPMIKQGGQWKVVDWQTALEYVANGLKQIQSEHGAQAIGALGSAHSTAEELYLLAQLVRGLGSDNVDHRLRHADFTTGEGARWLGMPIAGLSTLQGALVVGSFLRKDHPLFAARLRQAARHGARIHALHAVEDDWLMPIASRITVAPSGWLQALADIAAAVAAEKGVTAPVAGQATEAAVAVARSLLSGERKAVLLGNAAAQHPQASALLAVAGWIAEQTGASVGYLGEAANSVGAQLVGALPQQGGLNAAQMLSQSLKAYLLLNVEPELDAADPNAALAALQGAEMVVALSAFRTRAVEYADVLLPIAPFSETSGTFVNAEGRAQSFYGVVKPLGEARPAWKVLRVLGSMLGLQGFDFETSEEVKARALGDLAQLPARLSNRCDVAVQPAAAPGGIERIAEVPIYSTDPIVRRARSLQLTRDARPPVAGLPAALWERLGLKDGEPVRLVQGKAVALLPARLEPGLPANCVRVPAGHPATSGLGAMFGAIEVTKA from the coding sequence ATGGTTGAAATCGAACTGGACGGTCAGAAGGTCGAAGTGCCGGAAGGCAGCATGGTGATGCATGCCGCCGAGAAGGCCGGCACCTTCATCCCGCACTTCTGCTACCACAAGAAGCTCTCCATCGCGGCCAACTGCCGCATGTGCCTGGTCGACGTCGAGAAGGCGCCCAAGCCCATGCCCGCCTGCGCCACGCCGGTGACGCAAGGCATGGTCGTGCGCACCCGCAGCGACAAGGCGGTCAAGGCACAGCAGGCGGTGATGGAGTTCCTGCTGATCAACCACCCGCTGGACTGCCCGATCTGCGACCAGGGCGGCGAATGCCAGCTGCAGGACCTGGCCGTCGGCTATGGTGGCTCGTCCTCGCGCTACACCGAGGAAAAGCGCGTCGTGATGCCCAAGGAGGTCAGCCCGCTGGTCTCGATGGCCGAGATGACGCGCTGCATCCACTGCACGCGCTGCGTGCGCTTCGGGCAGGAGATCGCCGGCCAGATGGAGCTGGGCATGATCAACCGGGGCGAGCACTCCGAGATCACGACCTTCCTGAACGAGACCATCGACTCCGAGCTGTCGGGCAACATGATCGACCTGTGCCCGGTCGGCGCCCTGACGAGCAAGCCGTTCCGCTATTCGGCCCGGACCTGGGAGCTGTCGCGCCGCAAGTCGGTCAGCCCGCATGACTCCACCGGTGCCAACCTGATCGTGCAGGTCAAGGGCAACAAGGTGATGCGCGTGCTGCCGTACGAGAACGAGGAGGTCAACGAGTGCTGGCTGGCCGACCGTGACCGCTTCTCGTACGAGGCGCTCAACAGCGACGAGCGCCTGACCGCCCCGATGATCAAGCAGGGCGGCCAGTGGAAGGTCGTCGACTGGCAGACCGCGCTCGAATACGTGGCCAACGGCCTGAAGCAGATCCAGTCCGAGCATGGGGCCCAGGCCATCGGTGCTCTGGGCTCGGCCCACAGCACCGCCGAGGAGCTGTACCTGCTCGCGCAGCTGGTGCGCGGGCTCGGCAGCGACAACGTCGACCACCGCCTGCGCCACGCCGACTTCACGACGGGCGAGGGCGCCCGCTGGCTGGGCATGCCCATCGCCGGCCTGTCGACGCTGCAGGGCGCGCTGGTGGTCGGCTCCTTCCTGCGCAAGGACCACCCGCTGTTCGCCGCGCGCCTGCGCCAGGCGGCGCGCCACGGCGCCCGCATCCACGCGCTGCATGCGGTCGAGGACGACTGGCTGATGCCGATCGCCTCGCGCATCACGGTCGCCCCGAGCGGCTGGCTGCAGGCGCTGGCCGACATTGCCGCTGCGGTTGCGGCCGAGAAGGGCGTGACCGCCCCGGTGGCCGGCCAAGCCACGGAGGCCGCCGTGGCGGTGGCCCGCTCGCTGCTGTCGGGCGAGCGCAAGGCCGTGCTGCTGGGCAACGCCGCCGCGCAACATCCGCAGGCGAGCGCGCTGCTCGCGGTGGCGGGCTGGATCGCCGAACAGACCGGCGCCTCGGTCGGCTACCTGGGCGAGGCCGCGAACTCGGTCGGCGCCCAGCTGGTCGGTGCGCTGCCGCAGCAGGGCGGGCTGAACGCCGCCCAGATGCTGAGCCAGTCGCTCAAGGCCTACCTGCTGCTCAACGTCGAGCCCGAGCTGGACGCGGCCGACCCGAACGCGGCGCTGGCCGCCCTGCAGGGGGCCGAGATGGTGGTCGCGCTGAGCGCGTTCCGCACCCGCGCCGTCGAGTACGCCGACGTGCTGCTGCCGATCGCGCCGTTCTCCGAAACCTCCGGGACGTTCGTCAACGCCGAAGGCCGCGCGCAGAGCTTCTACGGCGTGGTCAAGCCGCTGGGCGAGGCGCGTCCGGCCTGGAAGGTGCTGCGCGTGCTGGGCAGCATGCTGGGCCTGCAGGGCTTCGACTTCGAGACCTCCGAAGAGGTCAAGGCGCGTGCACTGGGCGACCTGGCCCAGCTGCCGGCGCGCCTGAGCAACCGTTGCGACGTGGCGGTGCAGCCGGCGGCCGCGCCGGGCGGCATCGAGCGCATCGCCGAAGTGCCGATCTACTCGACCGACCCGATCGTGCGTCGGGCGCGTTCGCTGCAGCTCACGCGCGACGCGCGCCCGCCGGTCGCCGGGCTGCCGGCCGCACTGTGGGAACGGCTGGGCCTGAAGGACGGCGAACCGGTGCGCCTGGTGCAGGGCAAGGCGGTCGCGTTGCTGCCCGCGCGCCTGGAGCCGGGGCTGCCTGCCAACTGCGTGCGGGTGCCGGCCGGCCATCCCGCGACCAGCGGGCTGGGCGCCATGTTCGGCGCGATCGAAGTGACCAAGGCCTGA
- the nuoF gene encoding NADH-quinone oxidoreductase subunit NuoF, with the protein MLDLSRFQATGAETCFHGRHIEPQIYAGLDGSNWRLKDYEARGGYQALRKILGKDGGQGMTPDQVIVEVKASALRGRGGAGFPTGLKWSFMPRQFPGQKYLVCNSDEGEPGTCKDRDILRYNPHIVIEGMIIAAYAMGITVGYNYIHGEIFEVYERFEEAIEEARAAGYLGNNILGSDFSFQLHAHHGFGAYICGEETALLESLEGKKGQPRFKPPFPASFGLYGKPTTINNTETFAAVPWIIRNGGEAYLAIGKPNAGGTKIFSVVGDVERPGNYEIPLGTPFSKLLELAGGVRKGRQLKAVIPGGSSAPVLPADIMMDLTMDYDAIAKAGSMLGSGAVIVMDDTRCMVKSLLRLSYFYMHESCGQCTPCREGTGWLWRMVERIENGRGRPEDLDLLNSVADNIQGRTICALGDAAAMPVRAMLKHFRHEFEHHVEHKSCMVPAYV; encoded by the coding sequence ATGCTGGATCTCTCCAGATTCCAGGCCACCGGTGCCGAGACCTGCTTCCACGGGCGCCACATCGAGCCGCAGATCTATGCCGGCCTCGACGGCAGCAACTGGCGCCTGAAGGACTACGAGGCCCGCGGCGGCTACCAGGCGCTGCGCAAGATCCTCGGCAAGGACGGCGGCCAGGGCATGACGCCCGACCAGGTCATCGTCGAGGTCAAGGCCTCCGCGTTGCGCGGCCGTGGCGGTGCAGGCTTCCCGACCGGGCTGAAGTGGAGCTTCATGCCGCGCCAGTTCCCCGGGCAGAAGTACCTGGTCTGCAACTCCGACGAGGGCGAGCCGGGAACCTGCAAGGACCGCGACATCCTGCGCTACAACCCGCACATCGTCATCGAGGGCATGATCATCGCGGCCTACGCGATGGGCATCACCGTGGGCTACAACTACATCCACGGCGAGATCTTCGAGGTCTACGAGCGCTTCGAGGAAGCCATCGAGGAAGCGCGCGCAGCGGGCTACCTCGGCAACAACATCCTGGGCAGCGACTTCAGCTTCCAGCTGCACGCGCACCACGGCTTCGGGGCCTACATCTGCGGCGAGGAAACCGCGCTGCTCGAATCGCTGGAAGGCAAGAAGGGGCAGCCTCGCTTCAAGCCGCCGTTCCCGGCCAGCTTCGGCCTGTACGGCAAGCCGACCACCATCAACAACACCGAGACCTTCGCCGCGGTGCCCTGGATCATCCGCAACGGCGGCGAGGCGTATCTCGCCATCGGCAAGCCCAACGCCGGCGGCACCAAGATCTTCTCGGTGGTCGGCGACGTCGAGCGTCCCGGCAACTACGAGATCCCGCTGGGCACGCCGTTCTCCAAGCTGCTGGAACTGGCCGGCGGGGTGCGCAAGGGGCGCCAGCTCAAGGCCGTGATCCCGGGCGGTTCGTCGGCGCCGGTGCTGCCGGCCGACATCATGATGGACCTGACGATGGACTACGACGCCATCGCCAAGGCGGGCTCGATGCTCGGCTCGGGCGCGGTCATCGTGATGGACGACACCCGCTGCATGGTCAAGTCGCTGCTGCGACTGTCCTACTTCTACATGCACGAGTCCTGCGGCCAGTGCACCCCGTGCCGCGAAGGCACCGGCTGGCTGTGGCGCATGGTCGAGCGCATCGAGAACGGCCGTGGCCGTCCCGAGGACCTGGATCTGCTCAACTCCGTGGCCGACAACATCCAGGGGCGCACCATCTGCGCGCTGGGTGACGCGGCGGCGATGCCGGTGCGGGCGATGCTCAAGCATTTCCGCCACGAGTTCGAGCACCACGTCGAACACAAGTCCTGCATGGTTCCGGCCTACGTCTGA
- the nuoE gene encoding NADH-quinone oxidoreductase subunit NuoE — MISEATKQRFAREVAKYPPDQKQSAVMACLSIVQQEQGWVSPEAEKEVADYLGMPPIAVHEVVTFYNMYNQQPVGKFKLNVCTNLPCQLRDGKKAAEYLAQKLGVELGGTTPDGLFTVAECECLGACADAPVMLVNDRQMCSFMSNERLDELVETLRAAAKQGVK; from the coding sequence ATGATCTCTGAAGCCACCAAGCAGCGCTTCGCCCGCGAGGTCGCCAAGTACCCGCCCGACCAGAAGCAGTCGGCCGTGATGGCCTGCCTGTCCATCGTGCAGCAGGAGCAGGGCTGGGTCTCTCCGGAGGCCGAGAAGGAGGTCGCCGACTACCTCGGCATGCCGCCGATCGCGGTGCACGAGGTCGTGACGTTCTACAACATGTACAACCAGCAGCCGGTCGGCAAGTTCAAGCTGAACGTCTGCACCAACCTGCCGTGCCAGCTGCGCGACGGCAAGAAGGCGGCCGAGTACCTGGCGCAGAAGCTGGGCGTCGAGCTGGGCGGCACCACGCCGGACGGCCTGTTCACGGTGGCCGAGTGCGAATGCCTGGGCGCCTGCGCCGACGCGCCGGTGATGCTGGTCAACGACCGCCAGATGTGCAGCTTCATGAGCAACGAGCGCCTCGACGAACTGGTCGAGACGCTGCGTGCCGCTGCCAAGCAAGGGGTGAAGTGA
- a CDS encoding NADH-quinone oxidoreductase subunit D: protein MAEIKNYTLNFGPQHPAAHGVLRLVLELDGEVIQRADPHIGLLHRATEKLAESKTFIQSLPYMDRLDYVSMMCNEHAYCLAIEKLLGIEVPIRAQYIRVMFAEITRLLNHLLWLGAHGLDCGAMNMLIYCFREREDLFDMYEAVSGARMHAAYFRPGGVYRDLPDSMPQYKPSKVRSPKVVAKLNENRQGSLLDFIEDFTNRFPKHVDEYETLLTDNRIWKQRTVGIGVVSPERALNLGFTGPMLRGSGIAWDLRKKQPYDVYDRVEFDVPVGTNGDCYDRYLVRVEEMRQSNRIIKQCVDWLRKNPGPVITDNHKVAPPSRLEMKSSMEELIHHFKLFTEGFHVPEGEAYAAVEHPKGEFGIYLVSDGANKPYRLKIRAPGFAHLAAMDEMSRGHMIADAVAVIGTMDIVFGEIDR, encoded by the coding sequence CACCCTGAACTTCGGCCCGCAGCACCCGGCTGCGCACGGCGTGCTGCGCCTCGTGCTCGAGCTCGACGGCGAAGTCATCCAGCGTGCCGACCCCCACATCGGCCTGCTGCACCGCGCCACCGAGAAGCTGGCCGAGTCCAAGACCTTCATCCAGTCGCTGCCGTACATGGACCGTCTCGACTACGTGTCCATGATGTGCAACGAGCACGCCTACTGCCTGGCGATCGAGAAGCTGCTGGGCATCGAGGTGCCGATCCGCGCGCAGTACATCCGCGTGATGTTCGCCGAGATCACCCGCCTGCTGAACCACCTGCTGTGGCTGGGCGCGCACGGTCTGGACTGCGGCGCGATGAACATGCTCATCTACTGCTTCCGCGAGCGCGAGGACCTGTTCGACATGTACGAAGCGGTCTCCGGCGCGCGCATGCACGCGGCGTACTTCCGTCCGGGCGGCGTGTACCGCGACCTGCCGGACAGCATGCCGCAGTACAAGCCCTCGAAGGTGCGCAGCCCGAAGGTGGTGGCCAAGCTCAACGAGAACCGCCAGGGCTCGCTGCTCGACTTCATCGAGGACTTCACCAACCGTTTCCCCAAGCACGTCGACGAGTACGAGACGCTGCTGACCGACAACCGCATCTGGAAGCAGCGCACGGTGGGCATCGGCGTGGTGTCGCCCGAGCGTGCCCTCAACCTCGGCTTCACCGGCCCGATGCTGCGCGGCTCGGGCATCGCCTGGGACCTGCGCAAGAAGCAGCCGTACGACGTCTACGACCGCGTCGAGTTCGACGTGCCGGTCGGCACCAACGGCGACTGCTATGACCGTTACCTGGTGCGCGTCGAGGAGATGCGCCAGTCCAACCGCATCATCAAGCAGTGCGTCGACTGGCTGCGCAAGAACCCTGGTCCGGTCATCACCGACAACCACAAGGTGGCGCCGCCGTCGCGACTGGAGATGAAGTCCAGCATGGAAGAGCTGATCCACCACTTCAAGCTCTTCACCGAGGGCTTCCACGTGCCCGAAGGTGAGGCCTACGCAGCCGTCGAGCACCCGAAGGGCGAGTTCGGCATCTACCTGGTCAGCGACGGCGCGAACAAGCCGTACCGCCTGAAGATCCGCGCCCCGGGCTTTGCCCACCTTGCCGCGATGGACGAGATGTCGCGCGGCCACATGATCGCCGATGCCGTGGCCGTGATCGGCACCATGGATATCGTGTTCGGAGAGATTGACCGATGA